The genome window CTGGCCAGCCGCAGGTTAAACCCGGGGTAATCGATTAAAAGAGCGGCATCCGGCTTTCGCCGGTCTGCTCCAGCAAGTACTTCATTAAAAACCTTCTTAAAAAACGGATATCGCCTGAGCACTTCCACAAACCCGAGCACATCGAGCTCTTTGATATCGTGCAGGGTCTCCACGCCCTCTTCCCTCAGCCTTTCGCCGCCGAGGCCCCAGATATCCAGATCCGAGCGGTTGCGTCGCAGTTCGCGAATTACATCCGCCCCGTGCATATCTCCCGACGCTTCACCGGCTATAACTAAAAGATTCTTTTTCATCTCGTCTGACACAGATTCATATTAGCCACCAAAAACCCAGCGCGGCAAAGCCGTAACCAAAGAATTTTACCAACGAATGGATAAAATCTACGAATGAACAGATTCCCGGCATCCCTGACTCGCAGGTTTTATTATTCGCTGGTCATCAATATGCTGCAGTGTGCGCAAAGGAAAAACTTGTTTTTCTAAAAAACTACCACAACCGTCTATTCCTCAACAACTAGAGCGTTTTAACAAGAACTGTAGCCGCTCGCCTGTGGCGAACGAGTCGCCCGCAGGGCGACTGCTACAAAGCGGAGTAATACCAATGATAGTTTGGTTTCGAGTTATTGCTTCGTCAGAAATGTAGTATCGCTTACCCGAAGGGAAGCGATCTTTGCGGGGAGCACGTTTCCTTCCTTCGTCAGGTAAACGTGACTACATAAACTCGGAAGCAAACTGAAACCGGTATAAAAGATGTGGGCACACCTTTTCTTTATTTGCTCTAAACACGGTTTGGTTTCTGCCCGCGAAACACGTAAAAGCGGCTTCGCCTCACGCGGAAAAATGCATCAGAATCCGATTCGCATTGTTTGGCGCCTTGAAAGAGCAACGCGAACAGGCGCGAGAATATTACTCAGATTAATGCAGGCTTCTTATCGAGTCATAACGGTTGCTTGTTTAAAACCTGAATTGCAATCCCCAGCTGATCCGCACAACGGACCAGTTTTTCCTTTTCGAGCAGAATTGCGCCGTCCTCTTCGAGAGCAAGACAGGAGACTTTGGCTTTTTTGATGATTTGGAGCGTCTTCTTTCCGATGACCGGAATATCAAAGCGCATGTCGTGCCCCACCTTGGGAACTTTTACCACTACGGCGCCCGGCCCGCCGAGTTTCCCGCCACGCCGAATGGCCCGGTTGGTTCCTTCAAACGCTTCGACCGCCAGCACCATGCCCTCTTTCACAACAACAGTCTGGCCGATATCCAGATGCGAAGTATCTTTGATGACGCGCCGACCGATCTGAATATCAGCCAGCTCCCGGTCATCCGGTGCCCGGCGGGTGAGCAGGCCGGGAACAGGCATAAAATCCTGCATAAAAGAGCCGGCGGAAAGCAGTGTTACACCGGTTTGTTCAATCCGCTCGATAATCGCCCCGAAAATCGTGTGCGCGTTTTTCATCGGAAGCTTCCTGAGCAGGTCTATCAACGCCCGGTCCATGCGAACATTAAACAGGTTGTTCGGAGTGATCTGTCCCGCCATAACGGCGCTGGTCGATCCGGCCGATTGAACAGCGTCCAGAAGTGCGGTCAACTGTCCGACCCGAATCCAGATGACTTCGTCGGCCACCTCGCAAATTTCACGACGGGTCTCTCCCTTAAAAGCAACCGCTGTGATCTTCCGAACACCCTGACGGCGGGCTGCGCGCGCCAGCAGGAGCGGATAATCGGCCTGTCCGGCAATCAGGGTCAGAGAGTCAGGAATATTGAAATGGCAGGACATTGGAATATTGAAATGATGGGGTCATGGAATTATGGAATATCGGGATTGTCAGATCGGATTGTATAGCTTTCGTTTGATTCTTTGATCAAAAAGGAATCGTCCCACTCATTGGACGCCTGTTTTTCCTGCAGAGATCCAATCAGTTTTTTCAGGTCATTCTCGAGTTTATATGCCAACGCATCCGTTTCTTCAAATTTTTCTTCCGAAATGTGGTCTGCTGCACAATAAACATGAAGCGTGGAAACACTCTCGCCCACAGAGCCTTGGGCAATATTGAGGTACTGTAGATACTCTTTAATACTGCGCCGACAATATCCTTCGGAAATATTACGATGGATGGAATCAATAGAAGCCACTTGCTGGGATGCGATACGTTTCTGCTCAAATGGAAACGCTCTAAAGGCCTTCCATGTAAGTAAGTACAGGTCGCGGGCATCCTGCCAAACCCTTAACCGCATGTATCCCCGATTGGTGTTCTTTCTTTGCTCCATCGTTCCAATCTAAAACAGATTGTTAAACTGCATTGTTTTTTTCGGAGCCTGCGCAGGCACCAATGAACGGAACTGAGGGTTGCTGTACAATGGACGGAAGCGGGCATCTTTGGAAATCTGATTCCGGGCGGAATCGCCGCCTTTCTCAACAGCAGTCTCCAGCGCGCTCAATGCCTGCGGAATATGACCTAAGGTCATCCTGACCACCGCCAATTCGATCCAAATGCGAGTATCGTCCGGTTTGGCAGCGAGGTATTTCACCAATGCGACCTCAGCGATATCGAAACGGCGCATCTGCGCCAACTGCTGCGCCAGCTGCAGCTTAATCTGAGGCGGAAGCTGCGCACTCAGCACACGGTTAACCATCGACCGAAGCTCTGCCTGCTCCTGCAAAGCGCTGTAGAGAGAGATCAGCTCGAATGCCTGACTGATATCGAGCGACGCTCCTTTCGCGTCTTTGATCGTCTGTTCCAGCTCATCTTTACGCGCACTCATGGTCTTGACCTGATCAATCTGATCCAGAAACGCACCGGTCCGGTCATGATGCTTATCCTGCGCGGCAAAGGTCTCAATCACTTCGCGGGCCTCATCAAACCGCTTGAGGCGCATATAAAGGTCTGCAAGCCGGAAAACGGCCTCAGGACTCAACGGATACAGCGCTACAGCCTGCCTGAAAGCCAATTCCGCCTCTTGTATATGACCACGGGCGCTATAGAGACCGGCAATTGCGCTGCGCAGTTTGGAAAAACTTTTGCGAGCAACGATATCGCGCTGGAATTTGCGATCGTTCACCAGTCGATCCACATACCATCCCCAGAACTCTTGATCGTTTTTGATCATTTCCCGGGTAATCGGTGTCGGCTTATTGTTGATCTTCATGATCAATCCGTGCGGTGTCAGGTAAGGATACATCCACGGAATGACATAGCTTTCCTCGACATAAAAATCGCGCTGCCGCAGTTTCCCGTCCGGACCAACCGGATCTGCCGGAACCACCGCCGCACCGGACTGTCGAGTGGACTCGTCGGTTTTCTCCTCTGTTATATACTGGTTATGATCAAAAATCTGTCGGCAGAGAATTCCGTTGATCTGCATAACCCCGGCAACGCCCTGCACCTGTACACGCCCATCCGCTGTCTTCACATCGGCACCGGCATTAATGCGCCCGCTCTGAACGCCCTGCACGTATTCCTGGAACGCATGATTGCTGTCCTGCTGCGACGGGATCCAGATCTGGTCACCGTACAGGTCGCGCATCACAGCCATATAGGTGTTATCCGCCAAAGCATTCTGCGTGATCAGGTATACATCCGAACGCACCTGCGGACAATAAATCATGTAGGTCGGCACAAACCGTCCCGGATCGGTCCCCCCAAAGAAAATCGCATTGGTTCCCATGGGCGGCGGATAATCAGGATTCGGATATTTCTCCCATTCTTCATCGAATTTCTCTTGATCCCTGCCGCAGTAATACCAGAGATCTTCTTTAATGCCTTCAACGCCGCGCAACTGCCAGTTACCGAACTGCCAGCCGAAGTCATGGCCGTTCTGCTCGGAGCCGCCAACCACCTTTTCCTGCTGCCGGCTGAAATAGTTTTTTGCAACCAGGGAAAACGGGAGCAGGAACACCATCGCCACGCCAAGCAATGTGATTATGCGCAGAACACTGTCGACGTTTGACCGACTCCCATCTTCAGAAAATAATTTACGTGCAATTACTGACAACAACGTGTCGAGGCCTCCCATCAACAACAGCAAACCATATCCGATCCAGATGGCATACACCGCATGCGACTGGATGTACTGCACCCGGGCGATGAACAGCGTCTGCAGGTCAATTTTCGGATTCTGAAGAATGATAAAAAGAATTCCCACGCCAACGAAAGCCGCCGCCGTGGTCAGCAGCCAGAAGTTATTCTTTTTGCCCAGCCAGCGAACCGCAAAGAAAGGCAGGATCGCCAAGGCCGCGATGGGGCCCAGGAACTGGGCCCGCAGGTCGCGCAGATAAGCACCGACCTGCAGCAGGAATGTCGTGGAGAACACATTGGCCAGCGTAACCTTCTCGTACTGCCCGCGGGTGATGGCGTGCATCAGCCCTTCCCATGTACGCGGATAGCCCCAGTTGATCGGCGGGTTCTGGTCGGAAGAAAACGGCATATAGAGATAGAACGAAAGCCCCAGCAGCATCAGCAGATAGGTGGCGCAAACGGTCTTCCCGTTCGGAAGGAACAGGCCGAGAACCGGAATCATAACCGCGTAAACACTCCACACCCAAAAGGACGCATGGTCCCATCCGCGGTTCCACGCCCAGGCCTCGGGGCCGAATTTGTTAATGATCAACATCAGCACATAGAAGAGGCCTACAATAATGAAATCACGGGCCAGTTTCAGATTGCGAACAAGAACGCCGACTCCAATTGCCGCCCCCATAAACAGCAATGTCTGATGGTTGGTCAGTCCAAGACCGAAAACAAATGCCATCAGGAACAGCGGCCTGGGATTGTCCGGCTCGCACATCCAGCGATACAGGAACAAAAGCACTGCCGTCTGGAACAGGATGTTTGGAGCATAAACCTCTGCAATCACGGACTGAGACCAAAGCCCCTGGCTGAACGCCAGCAGCAGGCCGGCGGCAATCCCGGCCACACAGCAAAACAGACTTTCTGTTTTTTCGCCAAGCACCTCAGTTTCTTTTTTGAGGTTGCGCAGAAAATCCATTCCGGAGCGGCTGACCAGCAACGCCAGAACCGCACAGGCGGCTGCGCCGGTGAATGCCGAGAAAAAGTTAACGGCCCAGGCCGGGTTCGGATAGCCGTGATAGGTCACTTTATGGAAAACCCATTGAAAAGCCCACGTGAGCAGACTCCAGATCGGATAACCGGGAGGATGAGGCACTCCAAGATAATCAGAGGCGACAATCAGCTCACCGGAATCCTCCAGCCCCACTGTAGGTTGAAGCGTTAAGGTGTAGACTGTCAGCGAAATAACGAAGGTCACCCCGAAGGCGATCCAGTCCGAAAGGCGGAAGAACGGTTTTTTATTCAAGACGGATTCCTTTTTTTTAAAAACGTGAACCGTAAAAATAAGCCTTTTTTGAACCCAAAGGTCAAGAGTGGAGCGGAATATTGGATGGGCGGATTGCCCCCCGGTGAAAACTTTTGTAGGTTATCGGCATGAGCAATGGAATTGAAGAGTCTGCCCCCCGGTTCGCTGCAGTGTACGGAACACCGGGTCAGGGCCCGCGAACACTGGGACCGCTGCGCGTTTTCTGGCCTCTGGCTCCGTTCTGTCTGACGACAGGATGGCTGCTGCGTGCAGCATTGCCTGCCCCTCAGCTCTCCACCACCCAGGCGGGCTTTCTGTTGATCATCCTCGCGGTGCTCTTGACGGTTTTCACCGCATGGAGTGCCCGGCGCCTGCAGAGCTTTATTAAAGGTGCTGAGGGAGAAGAACAGGTCGCCCGGCTCCTTTCTTTCCTCCCCGCCTCCTATTCGATCTTCAACGATTTCCAGCTGGACGGATCAGGACCGGCATTTGACCACATCATCGTCGGACCAACCGGAGTGTTTGTGGTTGAAACAAAAAACTGGAATGGAGAAATCTCATTCCAGAACGGACAGGTGCTCTGCAATGGGAAAACGCCCAGCCGGCCGCCCATTAAACAGGTAAAGGAAGCCGCGGCCGCCCTGCTCGATCATTTGAGCGAAGTACAATGCCCTGAGGTTCCGGTCCAGCCTGTACTCTGCTTCGTCAACAATCAGCTGGCCGAAGGAGTTGCCAATATCGGTGGAGTCCAAATCTGCACAGACAGTACTCTCTACCAGCTCTTTGAAAACACACTGGCAACTCCGCCGGAAGGCGGATCACTCGCCCTGATTGCCGAAGAACTCAAACACTGTATTGAAGAAAAATAAGGAGTCCGCCATGACTCGCGTTATTGTCCCTGTCGCAAACGGTTCTGAAGAAATAGAAACGGTAACCATCATCGACGTACTCCGGCGCGCCGGGTGGGAAGTGGTCCTGGCCGGCATCCAGGGATCCGGCCCCGTCACAGCATCGCGTGGAGTCAAACTGATTCCTGATGCCCAGTGGGAAAAGGTGGACTTGAGCACGTTTGATATGATCGTCCTGCCCGGCGGCATGGATGGCACAAATGCCTTCTGCGAAAATGACGGCGTACAGGAAGCCTTGCGTATTTTTGATATTGAAGAGCTCTGGATCGGCGCAATCTGCGCCGCTCCCCTTGCCCTTCACAAAGCCGGCGTTCTCAAACACCGTGCATTTACCTGCTACCCCGGCATTGAACAGAAAATGAAGCGCAGGGATCGCTCCGGCGAAGCCGTGGTTGTTTCCGGCCATGTGATCACCAGCCAGGGTCCGGGAACCGCGATGCCGTTTGCCCTCAGACTGATTGAACTGGTCGATGGAAAAGATGCTGCCGGTCAGGTCGCGACCGGATTGCTTTACTGAACATGAAACCCGATCGAAAAAAAGTCCGCCTGCTGATCAATCCAAACTCCGGCATGGGAACCGCTTTGGACCGGATTCGCCAGTCGCTTCTTGACCACTGGGACCTGCCGGGAACCGATTTAACCATACAGTTCAGCAAATCCAAGGAGGACGGACAGGACAAGGTCAAACGCGCAGTGGACGAAGGAGTTCATACACTCCTGGTAGCCGGCGGAGACGGCATGATCAACTCCATCGGAAGCGTATTAATCGGAAGCGATGTCGCTCTCGGAGTCATCCCTACCGGCAGCGGGAATGGACTGGCCCGTCATTTTGACATCCCGCTCGATCCTTCTGCCGCTGTGGCCGCCCTCGCCAGAGCAGAAGCAAAAGCCATTGACGTCGGCTTTGCCAACGATCTTCCTTTCTTCATCACCTGCTCTCTGGCATGGGACGCCGCACTGGTCAACACGTTTGAAAAATCACCGGTCCGCGGCATTCTGCCGTACGTTTTTGCCGCCGTGTACGAATTTTTTGAATATCATCCGCAGCCGTTCACTCTGCAACTGGATGAAGAAACAGAAATTCAGATCGAAGATCCGCAGCTGTGCACCATTGCCAACCTGTCGCAATACGGCGGCGGCGCGCAGATTGCCCCGGGCGCCAAAGCCGATGACGGCCAGCTCCAGCTGGTGGTGATTCGCCGCAGAAACTTTGCCAAAGTCCTTCCAATGGTTGGGAAAATATTCGACGGAACCATTGACCGCCTGCGTGAAATCGAAACGCATTCGTTCCACAAATTAACCGTGCACCGGCAAAAGGAAGGGCCGATGCAGCTCGATGGAGAACTGCTGTCGGCCCCGGCGGAGGTGCACATTCGCGTGCAGCCCCGTGCACTCAACGTGCTGGTTCCCTAGTCTTCCTTATAGATGTGCACATCTCTCTGCGGGAACGGAATGGTGCAGCCCTCCTCTTCCAGCCGTTTCTTGATCCGCTCATTGAGCGTAAAGAAAACATCCCAATAATCGGCAACCGTCACCCACGGGCGAACAGCCAAATCGATACTGCTGTCGTTCATCGCCAGCACCCCGACAAACGGCGCCGGATCTTTCAGAACCCGTTCGTCTTTGGTGAGCTCATCCATCATCGCCGCTTTGGCCGTATCAATGCTGTCGCCGTAACTGATGCAGGCCACCAGATCGAGGCGCCGTTTCCCCTCAGCGGAATAGTTAATGATGTTGTCACTCATCAGCTTTGAGTTCGGCACAATCACGCGTTTATTGTCCAGCGTCGTCAACGTGGTTGTGAAAATATGAATCGTCTTCACCACACCGGCGGTATCCGCGCCTTCAATATAATCGCCGGCTTTAAACGGACGAAAAATGAGGATCAGAACTCCGGACGCGAAATTGGACAGCGATCCCTGAAGAGCCAACCCAACAGCCAAGCCGGCGGCACCGAGTACGGCGATGAATGAAGTGGTTTCCACTCCGACCTGACCGAGTGCGGCAAGAACCACAAAAATCATCATCGCGGCATGAACCAGACTGACCGTAAAACCGACGATCGCAGCGTCCACTTTGGCGCGCTCCATCATTTTCTGAAGCAGATTTTTCAGGAGCTTGGCCACCCAGCGACCGATCACAAAAATCAGAATCGCAGCGACCGTCTTCAGGCCGAACTTTGTCAGCAATTCCTGCGCAGTCTGCACCCACTCCGGCGGATTGGAAAACATCCCCTCGATGTTCATTCCCGAAACGGCATTCGTAACGGCTGTTTGTACAGTTTCTTCTTCCATGATATCTCCTTTCAGATATTCAATGACTCTTCTTTTGACGCGGCGAGACTAGTGAAACTTTCCAATCTCTGGAAAACCTTTTTCAACAAAACGCCTATTAATCAGGTCCTGTTCCACCCGATCAAAGAATTTCCCAACCATGCATCCATCAGACGGTTGGCGCCTCCAAACCCTGGATAACTTTCTCTCTCAGCGGATTTTGAGTGTAGCCAGCCCGATCAGGGCGAAAACGATCGACAGAATCCAGAAACGGATGGCGATGCGGTTTTCATAGGCATCGATCGATTTGCCCTGTTTTTTTGCGAGATATTCAAAATGATGATGCAGAGGAGCCCGCAGGAAAACCCGACGGCCTTCTCCGTATTTTTTACGTGTAAATTTAAACCAGCCGACCTGAATCATCACGCTTGCTGCTTCTATCAGAAATACGCCGCCGACCAGAATCAGAACCAGTTCCTGTTTAATCAGAATGGCAACAGTGGCCACAGCTCCCCCGATTGCCAGACTGCCGGTGTCGCCCATAAACACCTTTGCCGGATGGCAGTTAAACCAAAGAAATCCAAGCCCCGCTCCCAGGAGCGCACCGCAGAACACCGCCAGCTCTCCAGCGCTTTTTACAAAGGGAACCTGGAGATATTCTGCAAATGCATAGTGACCTGCCACATAAGCCATCAACAAATAGGCCGCCACTGCGGAATTGGAACAGCCGATCGCCAGCCCGTCGAGCCCATCGGTGAGGTTGACGGCATTGGATGAACCGACCAGCACGAGCACAAGAAAAATGTAGGTACCGATTATGCCCATCGAAGGAATGACCGGGGCTTTTACAAACGGCACCATCAGTTCTTTGGTGCGCACGGCAGTTTCCGGATTCACGAGGAGGGCAAACAGCAGCAGGCCGGTCCAGAAGCACTGACCGGCCAATTTGATGCGCGGCGAAAGACCGTCGCCCCGACGAAGCTTAAGGTAATCGTCGATCAGGCCCAGATTGCCCAGGAATCCAAAAGTTGTAAGAGCGCACATTACATAAAAATTACCGGGCTCAGACCACATCACAGTGGCAGCTGCCGTCGTAAAAAGAATCAGCATTCCGCCCATCGTAGGAGTTCCCACTTTGGCTGAACGGTCCAGATCCTCAATTCGGTGATCTTCTTTCTGTTCCGAAAAGTCAATCTGTCGCAGTTTTTCGATCACCCACGGACCGAAAATCAGACTCATGGTAAACGCCGTGCCCGCTGCCATCACAGAGCGGAAGGTAATATAGCGGAACATCCGCAACGGTGAAAAATACTCATTCCATTCACTAAGCCAGTACAACATTGCCGAAATCTCCGATTAAATGGTTTTCTTCAACTCCTCGAGAATCGTCTCGAGACGCGCTCCGCGAGAGGCTTTCAGAAGCACCATGTCACCCTCGCACAGCTCTTTACTCAAAATATCCGCCGCTTCCTCTTTGGTCGTCCCGCAAGCCCCCCCGCACGCAATCAACCCGCCAAGAGAGCCAATGGTAATGACCCGATCAAATCGAAACGGTTCAATAAACTCGCCGAGCAGCTGATGCTCCTCAAGTTCGCTGTCGCCAAGTTCCAGCATCCCACCCAGAACCAGAAATTTGCGACCGGAGCAAGGCATCTCCGCAAACGTGGAGACCGCTGCGCGCATGGACAGAGGATTGGCGTTATAAGCATCGTTGATAAGCGTAATGCCTTTATACAGACTGACCGCCCAGCGCATCGGCGCCGGCTCGAATGCATCCAGCCCCGCCTGAACTTCTTCCAGCGTTAACCCAAGAGCCAAACCAAGCGTGGCGGCAAACCGGGCATTCTGCATCATATGTTCGCCGGGCTGAAAAACATGGATCGGTCGATCTGTCAGCGCGGTCACGGCGCCATCGAACCGGCGCTTCATACGGTCGAACCACTCTGAATCCCGGTCTAGAAGCCCGTGTTTGGAATGCTCGAAAATGGAGGCTTTTTCATCCGCTATTTTTTCCAGGCTTTGAAACGATCCTATATGCGCTTTCCCAATATTTGTAACCAGCGCCCAGTCCGGCTCGAGCAGCCCGGCAAGCAGCTGGATTTCTCCGGGATGGCTCATCCCCAGTTCGAACACAAAAAAATCAGAATTGCGATCCGCCGCAATCATACTGAGAGGAAGTCCAATTTCGTTGTTCCAGTTTCCGATGGTCTTGGA of Tichowtungia aerotolerans contains these proteins:
- a CDS encoding LpxI family protein, which encodes MSCHFNIPDSLTLIAGQADYPLLLARAARRQGVRKITAVAFKGETRREICEVADEVIWIRVGQLTALLDAVQSAGSTSAVMAGQITPNNLFNVRMDRALIDLLRKLPMKNAHTIFGAIIERIEQTGVTLLSAGSFMQDFMPVPGLLTRRAPDDRELADIQIGRRVIKDTSHLDIGQTVVVKEGMVLAVEAFEGTNRAIRRGGKLGGPGAVVVKVPKVGHDMRFDIPVIGKKTLQIIKKAKVSCLALEEDGAILLEKEKLVRCADQLGIAIQVLNKQPL
- a CDS encoding nuclease-related domain-containing protein; this encodes MSNGIEESAPRFAAVYGTPGQGPRTLGPLRVFWPLAPFCLTTGWLLRAALPAPQLSTTQAGFLLIILAVLLTVFTAWSARRLQSFIKGAEGEEQVARLLSFLPASYSIFNDFQLDGSGPAFDHIIVGPTGVFVVETKNWNGEISFQNGQVLCNGKTPSRPPIKQVKEAAAALLDHLSEVQCPEVPVQPVLCFVNNQLAEGVANIGGVQICTDSTLYQLFENTLATPPEGGSLALIAEELKHCIEEK
- a CDS encoding mechanosensitive ion channel family protein; this encodes MEEETVQTAVTNAVSGMNIEGMFSNPPEWVQTAQELLTKFGLKTVAAILIFVIGRWVAKLLKNLLQKMMERAKVDAAIVGFTVSLVHAAMMIFVVLAALGQVGVETTSFIAVLGAAGLAVGLALQGSLSNFASGVLILIFRPFKAGDYIEGADTAGVVKTIHIFTTTLTTLDNKRVIVPNSKLMSDNIINYSAEGKRRLDLVACISYGDSIDTAKAAMMDELTKDERVLKDPAPFVGVLAMNDSSIDLAVRPWVTVADYWDVFFTLNERIKKRLEEEGCTIPFPQRDVHIYKED
- a CDS encoding diacylglycerol/lipid kinase family protein, whose translation is MKPDRKKVRLLINPNSGMGTALDRIRQSLLDHWDLPGTDLTIQFSKSKEDGQDKVKRAVDEGVHTLLVAGGDGMINSIGSVLIGSDVALGVIPTGSGNGLARHFDIPLDPSAAVAALARAEAKAIDVGFANDLPFFITCSLAWDAALVNTFEKSPVRGILPYVFAAVYEFFEYHPQPFTLQLDEETEIQIEDPQLCTIANLSQYGGGAQIAPGAKADDGQLQLVVIRRRNFAKVLPMVGKIFDGTIDRLREIETHSFHKLTVHRQKEGPMQLDGELLSAPAEVHIRVQPRALNVLVP
- a CDS encoding DJ-1 family glyoxalase III; the protein is MTRVIVPVANGSEEIETVTIIDVLRRAGWEVVLAGIQGSGPVTASRGVKLIPDAQWEKVDLSTFDMIVLPGGMDGTNAFCENDGVQEALRIFDIEELWIGAICAAPLALHKAGVLKHRAFTCYPGIEQKMKRRDRSGEAVVVSGHVITSQGPGTAMPFALRLIELVDGKDAAGQVATGLLY
- a CDS encoding four helix bundle protein; translated protein: MRLRVWQDARDLYLLTWKAFRAFPFEQKRIASQQVASIDSIHRNISEGYCRRSIKEYLQYLNIAQGSVGESVSTLHVYCAADHISEEKFEETDALAYKLENDLKKLIGSLQEKQASNEWDDSFLIKESNESYTIRSDNPDIP
- a CDS encoding DUF2723 domain-containing protein encodes the protein MNKKPFFRLSDWIAFGVTFVISLTVYTLTLQPTVGLEDSGELIVASDYLGVPHPPGYPIWSLLTWAFQWVFHKVTYHGYPNPAWAVNFFSAFTGAAACAVLALLVSRSGMDFLRNLKKETEVLGEKTESLFCCVAGIAAGLLLAFSQGLWSQSVIAEVYAPNILFQTAVLLFLYRWMCEPDNPRPLFLMAFVFGLGLTNHQTLLFMGAAIGVGVLVRNLKLARDFIIVGLFYVLMLIINKFGPEAWAWNRGWDHASFWVWSVYAVMIPVLGLFLPNGKTVCATYLLMLLGLSFYLYMPFSSDQNPPINWGYPRTWEGLMHAITRGQYEKVTLANVFSTTFLLQVGAYLRDLRAQFLGPIAALAILPFFAVRWLGKKNNFWLLTTAAAFVGVGILFIILQNPKIDLQTLFIARVQYIQSHAVYAIWIGYGLLLLMGGLDTLLSVIARKLFSEDGSRSNVDSVLRIITLLGVAMVFLLPFSLVAKNYFSRQQEKVVGGSEQNGHDFGWQFGNWQLRGVEGIKEDLWYYCGRDQEKFDEEWEKYPNPDYPPPMGTNAIFFGGTDPGRFVPTYMIYCPQVRSDVYLITQNALADNTYMAVMRDLYGDQIWIPSQQDSNHAFQEYVQGVQSGRINAGADVKTADGRVQVQGVAGVMQINGILCRQIFDHNQYITEEKTDESTRQSGAAVVPADPVGPDGKLRQRDFYVEESYVIPWMYPYLTPHGLIMKINNKPTPITREMIKNDQEFWGWYVDRLVNDRKFQRDIVARKSFSKLRSAIAGLYSARGHIQEAELAFRQAVALYPLSPEAVFRLADLYMRLKRFDEAREVIETFAAQDKHHDRTGAFLDQIDQVKTMSARKDELEQTIKDAKGASLDISQAFELISLYSALQEQAELRSMVNRVLSAQLPPQIKLQLAQQLAQMRRFDIAEVALVKYLAAKPDDTRIWIELAVVRMTLGHIPQALSALETAVEKGGDSARNQISKDARFRPLYSNPQFRSLVPAQAPKKTMQFNNLF
- the mraY gene encoding phospho-N-acetylmuramoyl-pentapeptide-transferase gives rise to the protein MLYWLSEWNEYFSPLRMFRYITFRSVMAAGTAFTMSLIFGPWVIEKLRQIDFSEQKEDHRIEDLDRSAKVGTPTMGGMLILFTTAAATVMWSEPGNFYVMCALTTFGFLGNLGLIDDYLKLRRGDGLSPRIKLAGQCFWTGLLLFALLVNPETAVRTKELMVPFVKAPVIPSMGIIGTYIFLVLVLVGSSNAVNLTDGLDGLAIGCSNSAVAAYLLMAYVAGHYAFAEYLQVPFVKSAGELAVFCGALLGAGLGFLWFNCHPAKVFMGDTGSLAIGGAVATVAILIKQELVLILVGGVFLIEAASVMIQVGWFKFTRKKYGEGRRVFLRAPLHHHFEYLAKKQGKSIDAYENRIAIRFWILSIVFALIGLATLKIR
- a CDS encoding UDP-N-acetylmuramoyl-tripeptide--D-alanyl-D-alanine ligase is translated as MSSEISKWVSKPWKNEADEFPILGISHDTRTLKEGDVYIAIRGENHDGHDFVGQAFEKGAAGIIVEKLCPSIQKPQLVVSDTRTALWQMAAGARAGWAGTVIGVTGSAGKTTVKEMVASVLSQKGTVSKTIGNWNNEIGLPLSMIAADRNSDFFVFELGMSHPGEIQLLAGLLEPDWALVTNIGKAHIGSFQSLEKIADEKASIFEHSKHGLLDRDSEWFDRMKRRFDGAVTALTDRPIHVFQPGEHMMQNARFAATLGLALGLTLEEVQAGLDAFEPAPMRWAVSLYKGITLINDAYNANPLSMRAAVSTFAEMPCSGRKFLVLGGMLELGDSELEEHQLLGEFIEPFRFDRVITIGSLGGLIACGGACGTTKEEAADILSKELCEGDMVLLKASRGARLETILEELKKTI